In Sphingomonas sp. PAMC26645, one DNA window encodes the following:
- the tolQ gene encoding protein TolQ, protein MNPVLTMDSATLSPIHLFLQADWVVKGVMIGLLLASIWTWALIVAFWRRIGKTRKGMTRFERDFWKAEDIDVFYKAEGENDLPSARVFAAGVTEWRRSTAGGTIDKSGTRERLATTMGAAVAGEIDKLSDRLNVLATVGSVAPFVGLFGTVWGIMRSFTSIAAAQNTSLAVVAPGIAEALFATAIGLFAAIPAVIAYNRFSHGINRIEASLNRFADGFHTTLSRQLDGSR, encoded by the coding sequence ATGAATCCGGTGTTGACTATGGATAGCGCGACGCTGTCGCCGATCCACTTGTTCCTCCAAGCCGACTGGGTGGTGAAGGGCGTGATGATCGGGCTGCTGCTCGCCAGCATCTGGACCTGGGCGCTGATCGTCGCGTTCTGGCGGCGGATCGGCAAGACGCGCAAAGGGATGACCCGGTTCGAGCGTGATTTCTGGAAGGCCGAGGATATCGACGTCTTCTACAAAGCCGAGGGCGAGAACGACCTCCCATCGGCGCGCGTGTTCGCGGCCGGGGTAACCGAGTGGCGGCGCTCGACCGCGGGCGGCACGATCGACAAGAGCGGCACGCGCGAGCGGCTGGCGACCACCATGGGCGCGGCGGTCGCGGGCGAGATCGACAAGCTGTCGGATCGGCTGAACGTGCTGGCGACGGTCGGCTCGGTCGCGCCGTTCGTCGGGCTGTTCGGTACGGTCTGGGGCATCATGCGAAGCTTCACCAGCATCGCGGCGGCGCAGAACACGTCGCTGGCGGTGGTCGCGCCGGGGATCGCGGAGGCACTGTTCGCGACCGCGATCGGCCTGTTCGCGGCCATCCCCGCGGTGATCGCGTACAACCGGTTCAGCCACGGCATCAACCGGATCGAGGCGAGCCTCAACCGGTTTGCCGACGGATTCCACACCACCCTCTCGCGCCAATTGGACGGCTCGCGATGA
- a CDS encoding YbgC/FadM family acyl-CoA thioesterase, which produces MAEVSDRPAEGRFEGREHRFPVRVYFEDTDLSGAVYHANYLRYMERARSDMLRLGGIDQRATFEAGEGSYAIASVTIRYAAPARLDDALVVVSRMTQVRAAGVAIHQRVMRDGLLLAEAELVAALVAPNGRPRRQPRAWIDIYERLVWQGEA; this is translated from the coding sequence ATGGCTGAAGTTTCAGATCGTCCGGCGGAAGGCCGCTTCGAAGGGCGCGAGCACCGGTTTCCGGTGCGCGTGTATTTCGAGGACACGGATCTGTCGGGCGCGGTCTATCACGCCAATTATCTGCGCTACATGGAGCGCGCGCGGTCGGACATGCTGCGGCTCGGCGGGATCGACCAGCGCGCGACGTTCGAGGCCGGCGAAGGCTCGTACGCGATCGCCAGCGTGACCATCCGCTACGCCGCACCGGCGCGCCTCGACGACGCGCTCGTCGTCGTCTCGCGGATGACGCAGGTCCGCGCCGCCGGCGTCGCCATTCATCAAAGGGTCATGCGCGACGGGCTTCTCTTGGCCGAGGCGGAATTGGTGGCGGCGTTGGTCGCTCCCAATGGTCGCCCACGCCGCCAGCCGCGCGCCTGGATCGATATCTACGAACGCCTTGTCTGGCAGGGGGAAGCATGA
- a CDS encoding VOC family protein encodes MADRPTGGITPFLVIRGQRGREALEFYEAAFAATLVETNVADDGVQLMQASLRINDAWLMLSDEFPEWRGHAEPEPAGITLHLRVDDTDAWVDRAVAAGAVLTMPVADQFWGDRYGQVRDPFGHSWSVGSPIKT; translated from the coding sequence ATGGCCGATCGTCCCACCGGCGGAATTACGCCCTTCCTCGTCATCCGCGGCCAGCGAGGACGCGAGGCCCTCGAATTCTACGAGGCTGCGTTTGCCGCGACCCTCGTCGAAACGAACGTCGCGGACGACGGCGTCCAGCTGATGCAGGCCAGCCTTCGAATCAACGACGCCTGGCTGATGCTGTCCGACGAGTTTCCCGAATGGCGTGGTCATGCCGAACCCGAACCGGCCGGCATCACGTTGCACCTCAGGGTCGACGACACCGATGCCTGGGTGGATCGCGCCGTAGCGGCGGGCGCCGTCCTGACGATGCCCGTCGCCGACCAGTTCTGGGGCGATCGCTATGGCCAGGTGCGCGATCCGTTCGGCCATAGCTGGTCGGTCGGATCGCCCATCAAGACCTGA
- the tolR gene encoding protein TolR, which produces MAMNLPSSRGRGRRAPMADINVTPLVDVMLVLLIIFMVTAPLMTAGVPVNLPDARAKALDQEQKPVEISMDGTGALFIDKDQVTDDALPVRLAAIAASRAVGDEPQVLLRADRKLDYGRVMRVMGELNRAGLNRVALVTVEGNQN; this is translated from the coding sequence GTGGCGATGAACCTGCCTTCTTCCCGCGGCCGTGGGCGTCGCGCGCCGATGGCGGATATCAACGTCACGCCGCTGGTCGACGTGATGCTGGTGCTGCTGATCATCTTCATGGTGACCGCACCGCTGATGACCGCAGGCGTACCGGTGAACCTCCCCGACGCGCGCGCGAAAGCGCTCGACCAGGAGCAGAAGCCCGTCGAGATCTCGATGGACGGGACTGGCGCGCTGTTCATCGACAAGGACCAGGTGACCGACGACGCGCTGCCGGTGCGGCTTGCCGCGATCGCCGCCAGCCGTGCGGTCGGCGACGAGCCGCAGGTGCTGCTGCGTGCGGACCGGAAGCTCGATTATGGCCGCGTGATGCGCGTGATGGGCGAACTCAACCGCGCCGGGCTGAACCGCGTCGCGCTGGTGACCGTCGAGGGTAATCAGAACTGA
- a CDS encoding nitronate monooxygenase, with the protein MTIGTERLQRRMARGAAFLGSEVAILGGAMSWVSERHLVSAISNAGGFGVIACGAMTPALLDTEIAATKALTTKPFGVNLITMHPDLFELIAVCAKHKVGHVVLAGGLPPKGSIEAIKETGAKLIAFSPALALAKKLIRSGVDALVIEGMEAGGHIGPVSTSVLAQEMLPEIAEQVPVFVAGGIGRGEAIAGYLDMGAAGVQLGTLFVCATESIAHANFKKAFIRASARDAIASVQIDARLPVIPVRALRNASSELFTAKQREVAGHLDGGRVEMAEAQLQIEHYWAGALRRAVIDGDVEHGSVMAGQSVGMVKREEPVADIIGGLMAQAAAALEARAV; encoded by the coding sequence ATGACGATCGGTACTGAGCGGCTGCAACGCCGGATGGCGCGCGGCGCCGCGTTCCTCGGGTCGGAGGTCGCGATTCTCGGCGGCGCGATGTCCTGGGTGAGCGAGCGTCACCTCGTCTCGGCGATCTCGAACGCTGGCGGGTTCGGGGTGATCGCGTGCGGGGCGATGACGCCCGCACTGCTCGATACCGAGATCGCCGCGACCAAGGCTCTCACGACCAAGCCGTTCGGCGTGAACCTGATCACGATGCATCCCGACCTGTTCGAGCTGATCGCGGTCTGCGCCAAGCACAAGGTCGGCCATGTCGTGCTCGCGGGTGGCCTGCCGCCCAAGGGCAGCATCGAGGCGATCAAGGAGACGGGCGCCAAGCTGATCGCGTTCTCACCCGCGCTGGCGCTGGCCAAGAAGCTGATCCGCAGCGGCGTTGACGCGCTGGTGATCGAGGGGATGGAGGCCGGTGGGCATATCGGCCCGGTCTCGACCAGCGTGCTCGCGCAGGAGATGCTGCCCGAGATCGCCGAGCAGGTGCCGGTGTTCGTCGCGGGCGGAATCGGTCGCGGCGAGGCGATAGCAGGGTATCTCGACATGGGTGCGGCGGGGGTCCAGCTCGGCACGCTGTTCGTCTGCGCGACCGAATCGATCGCGCATGCCAATTTCAAGAAGGCGTTCATTCGGGCGTCTGCGCGCGACGCGATCGCCAGCGTGCAGATCGACGCGCGGCTTCCGGTCATTCCGGTGCGTGCGTTGAGGAATGCGTCGAGCGAGCTGTTCACGGCGAAGCAGCGCGAGGTTGCGGGGCACTTGGATGGCGGCCGCGTGGAAATGGCTGAGGCGCAATTGCAGATCGAGCATTACTGGGCGGGTGCGCTGCGTCGTGCGGTGATAGACGGTGACGTCGAGCATGGCTCGGTGATGGCGGGCCAGTCGGTCGGCATGGTCAAGCGGGAGGAGCCGGTCGCGGACATCATCGGCGGGTTGATGGCGCAGGCTGCGGCGGCACTGGAAGCGCGCGCAGTCTGA
- a CDS encoding aspartate kinase gives MARIVMKFGGTSMAGIERIRNVAARVKREVDAGNQVAVVVSAMAGETDRLVGFCREASSLYDAKEYDVVVSAGEQITSGLLAIALQAAGCKARSWLGWQLPINTSDAHGSARIGEIDTVALDASLADGVVAVIPGFQGVADGQRVTTLGRGGSDTSAVAMAAAMKADRCDIYTDVDGVYTTDPRIVPRARKLSKVTYEEMLELASVGAKVLQTRSVGLAMKENVRVRVLSSFEDGDTNDGHPLSGQRGTLIVGEEEIDDMERQLITGIAHDKNEAKITLTQVSDRPGSVAAIFAPLADAGINVDMIVQNVAHSTGSTDVTFTVPAADLARSLDVLDKAKDAIGFATIVHDTRVAKVSVVGVGMRSHAGVAATMFTTLGERGINIQAIATSEIKVSVLIEEDYTELAVRVLHTAYGLDAEDAA, from the coding sequence ATGGCCCGTATCGTGATGAAATTCGGCGGGACGTCGATGGCTGGGATCGAGCGTATCCGCAACGTCGCCGCACGCGTGAAGCGCGAAGTCGACGCCGGCAACCAGGTCGCCGTCGTCGTCTCCGCGATGGCCGGTGAGACCGATCGGCTGGTCGGCTTCTGCCGCGAGGCGTCGTCGCTGTACGACGCGAAGGAATATGACGTCGTCGTCTCGGCCGGCGAGCAGATCACGAGTGGACTGCTCGCGATCGCGCTCCAGGCGGCAGGCTGCAAGGCGCGGTCCTGGCTCGGCTGGCAGTTGCCGATCAACACCTCGGACGCGCACGGCTCGGCGCGGATCGGCGAGATCGACACGGTCGCGCTCGATGCGAGCCTTGCAGACGGTGTCGTCGCGGTGATCCCCGGTTTCCAAGGCGTCGCGGACGGCCAGCGCGTTACCACGCTCGGTCGCGGCGGCTCGGATACGTCGGCGGTGGCGATGGCGGCGGCGATGAAGGCCGATCGCTGCGACATCTATACCGACGTCGACGGCGTCTACACGACCGACCCCAGGATCGTGCCCCGCGCGCGGAAGCTGAGCAAGGTGACGTACGAAGAGATGCTGGAACTCGCCAGCGTCGGTGCCAAGGTATTGCAGACTAGGTCTGTCGGCCTGGCGATGAAAGAGAATGTGCGGGTGCGCGTGCTGTCTTCGTTCGAAGACGGCGACACCAATGATGGTCACCCCCTAAGCGGACAACGGGGCACGTTGATCGTGGGCGAAGAGGAAATCGACGATATGGAACGCCAGCTCATCACCGGCATCGCGCACGACAAGAACGAGGCGAAGATCACCCTGACGCAGGTCAGCGATCGGCCCGGCTCGGTCGCCGCGATCTTCGCGCCGCTCGCGGATGCGGGGATCAACGTCGACATGATCGTGCAGAACGTCGCGCATTCGACCGGCTCGACCGACGTGACGTTCACGGTGCCGGCGGCCGATCTGGCGCGCTCGCTCGACGTGCTCGACAAGGCGAAGGACGCGATCGGGTTCGCGACGATCGTGCATGACACGCGTGTGGCCAAAGTGTCCGTCGTTGGTGTCGGGATGCGCAGTCATGCGGGTGTGGCGGCGACGATGTTCACGACGCTCGGCGAGCGCGGCATCAACATCCAGGCGATCGCCACGTCGGAGATCAAGGTCAGCGTGCTGATCGAAGAGGATTATACCGAGCTGGCCGTGCGCGTGCTGCATACGGCATACGGGCTCGATGCCGAGGATGCGGCTTGA